A region of Saccopteryx leptura isolate mSacLep1 chromosome X, mSacLep1_pri_phased_curated, whole genome shotgun sequence DNA encodes the following proteins:
- the BGN gene encoding biglycan gives MPTMWPLWLFTSLLTLSQALPFEQKGFWDFTLDDGLPMLNDEEASGADTTSGVPDLDSLTPTFSAMCPFGCHCHLRVVQCSDLGLKAVPKEISPDTTLLDLQSNDITELRKDDFKGLQHLYALVLVNNKISKIHEKAFSPLRKLQKLYISKNHLVEIPPNLPSSLVELRIHDNHIRKVPKGVFSGLRNMNCIEMGGNPLENSGFEPGAFDGLKLNYLRISEAKLTGIPKDLPETLNELHLDHNKIQAIELEDLLRYSKLYRLGLGHNQIRMIENGSLSFLPTLRELHLDNNKLSKVPAGLADLKLLQVVYLHTNNITKVGVNDFCPMGFGVKRAYYNGISLFNNPVPYWEVQPATFRCVTDRLAIQFGNYKK, from the exons ATGCCCACCATGTGGCCCTTGTGGCTCTTCACGTCCCTGCTGACCCTGAGCCAGGCCCTGCCCTTTGAGCAGAAGGGCTTCTGGGACTTCACCCTGGACGATGGGCTGCCCATGCTGAATGATGAGGAGGCTTCGGGGGCCGACACGACCTCGGGCGTCCCGGACCTGGACTCCCTCACGCCCACTTTCAGCGCCATGTGTCCTTTCGGCTGCCACTGCCACCTGCGGGTTGTTCAGTGCTCTGACCTGG GTCTGAAAGCTGTGCCCAAGGAGATCTCGCCTGACACCACACTGCTGGACCTGCAGAGCAATGACATCACCGAGCTCCGGAAGGATGACTTCAAAGGCCTCCAGCACCTCTAC GCTCTAGTCCTGGTGAACAACAAGATCTCTAAGATCCATGAGAAGGCCTTCAGCCCGCTGCGGAAGCTGCAGAAACTCTACATCTCCAAGAACCACCTGGTGGAGATCCCTCCCAACCTGCCTAGCTCCCTGGTGGAGCTCCGCATCCATGACAACCACATCCGGAAGGTGCCCAAGGGTGTGTTCAGCGGGCTGCGCAACATGAACTGCATCg AGATGGGCGGGAATCCCCTGGAAAACAGTGGCTTTGAACCTGGAGCCTTCGATGGCCTGAAGCTCAACTACCTGCGCATTTCTGAAGCCAAGCTCACCGGCATCCCCAAAG ACCTGCCTGAGACCCTGAATGAACTCCATCTGGACCACAACAAAATCCAGGCGATCGAGCTGGAGGACCTGCTGCGCTACTCCAAACTGTACAG GCTGGGCCTGGGCCACAACCAGATCCGCATGATCGAGAACGGAAGCCTGAGTTTTCTGCCCACCTTGAGGGAGCTGCACTTGGACAATAACAAGCTGTCCAAGGTACCTGCTGGCCTTGCAGATCTCAAGCTACTCCAG GTGGTCTACCTGCACACCAACAACATCACCAAGGTGGGCGTCAACGACTTCTGCCCCATGGGCTTCGGAGTCAAGCGAGCCTACTACAATGGCATCAGCCTCTTCAACAACCCTGTGCCTTACTGGGAGGTGCAGCCAGCCACCTTCCGTTGTGTCACTGACCGTCTGGCCATCCAATTTGGCAACTACAAAAAGTAG